A part of Paenibacillus antri genomic DNA contains:
- a CDS encoding GNAT family N-acetyltransferase: MTIRLKPFDLDESEALVSFLTGQPWPYHGNPNPSEESVRDGIANGRYAGEDTLTLWIVEGDEKLGLIRLFDLGDLTPVFDIRIDAARRGQGVGTAAVRLLADYVFTEFPDKIRFEGHTRNDNYAMRKTFAKAGFAKEAYHRKAWPTNGTLYDSVGYSILREDWAEGKVSPVDWNDVPY; the protein is encoded by the coding sequence ATGACCATTCGATTGAAGCCCTTCGACCTCGACGAGTCGGAAGCGCTCGTGTCCTTCTTGACCGGCCAGCCTTGGCCGTACCACGGCAATCCGAATCCGTCCGAAGAGAGCGTCAGGGACGGTATCGCGAACGGAAGATACGCGGGAGAGGACACGCTGACGTTATGGATCGTAGAGGGGGACGAGAAGCTCGGGCTGATCCGCTTGTTCGACCTCGGCGACCTGACGCCCGTATTCGATATTCGCATCGACGCCGCCCGACGCGGCCAAGGCGTCGGAACGGCGGCGGTCCGCCTTCTGGCGGATTACGTATTCACGGAATTCCCGGACAAAATCCGGTTCGAGGGCCATACCCGGAACGATAATTACGCGATGCGCAAGACGTTCGCCAAGGCGGGCTTCGCGAAGGAAGCGTACCACCGGAAGGCGTGGCCGACGAACGGAACGTTGTACGACTCGGTCGGTTATTCGATCCTTCGCGAGGACTGGGCGGAGGGAAAGGTCAGTCCGGTCGATTGGAACGACGTCCCTTATTAA